A DNA window from Camelina sativa cultivar DH55 chromosome 17, Cs, whole genome shotgun sequence contains the following coding sequences:
- the LOC109129935 gene encoding defensin-like protein 32, with translation MSSSGKFVFLVFLCLVVLSIPRSTKTKHIDGRKPLLIGSCIEFPTAKCNKTCIESHFSGGTCVHVGQSLDFVCVCFS, from the exons ATGTCTTCATcaggaaaatttgtttttcttgtgttcttatGTCTGGTTGTTCTCTCCATCCCAA gatctacaaaaacaaaacatatagatGGAAGGAAGCCTCTGTTGATAGGTTCCTGCATAGAGTTCCCAACAGCAAAATGCAACAAGACATGCATTGAATCACACTTTTCTGGTGGAACATGCGTTCATGTTGGGCAAAGCCTTGACTTTGTATGTGTCTGTTTTTCTTAA
- the LOC104757862 gene encoding alkaline/neutral invertase CINV1 — translation MEGVGLRAVGSHCSLSEMDDLDLTRALDKPRLKIERKRSFDERSMSELSTGYSRHDGMHDSPRGRSVLDTPLSSARNSFEPHPMMAEAWEALRRSMVFFRGQPVGTLAAVDNTTDEVLNYDQVFVRDFVPSALAFLMNGEPDIVKHFLLKTLQLQGWEKRVDRFKLGEGVMPASFKVLHDPIRETDNIVADFGESAIGRVAPVDSGFWWIILLRAYTKSTGDLTLSETPECQKGMKLILSLCLAEGFDTFPTLLCADGCSMIDRRMGVYGYPIEIQALFFMALRSALSMLKPDGDGRECIEKIVKRLHALSFHMRSYFWLDHQNLNDIYRFKTEEYSHTAVNKFNVMPDSIPEWVFDFMPLRGGYFVGNVGPAHMDFRWFALGNCVSILSSLATPDQSMAIMDLLEHRWAELVGEMPLKICYPCLEGHEWRIVTGCDPKNTRWSYHNGGSWPVLLWQLTAACIKTGRPQIARRAVDLIESRLHRDCWPEYYDGKLGRYVGKQARKYQTWSIAGYLVAKMLLEDPSHIGMISLEEDKLMKPVIKRSASWPQL, via the exons ATGGAAGGTGTTGGATTAAGAGCTGTGGGTTCACACTGTTCTTTATCTGAGATGGATGATCTTGATCTGACTCGAGCTTTGGATAAACCGAGATTGAAGATTGAGAGGAAGAGATCTTTTGATGAGAGGTCCATGAGTGAGCTCTCGACTGGTTACAGTAGACATGACGGTATGCACGATTCTCCTAGAGGTAGATCGGTGCTTGACACGCCTCTTTCTTCTGCTAGAAACTCTTTTGAACCTCATCCTATGATGGCTGAGGCTTGGGAGGCTTTAAGGAGATCTATGGTCTTCTTCCGTGGTCAACCCGTTGGTACTCTTGCAGCTGTTGATAATACCACTGACGAGGTCTTGAACTACGATCAG GTGTTTGTGAGGGACTTTGTACCGAGTGCGCTGGCGTTTCTGATGAATGGTGAACCGGATATAGTGAAACACTTCTTGCTTAAGACACTTCAGCTTCAAGGTTGGGAGAAACGTGTGGACAGGTTCAAGCTAGGAGAAGGTGTGATGCCTGCTAGCTTTAAGGTGCTTCACGATCCTATCAGAGAAACGGATAACATTGTTGCAGATTTTGGTGAAAGCGCCATTGGACGTGTGGCTCCTGTAGATTCAGGGTTTTGGTGGATTATCCTTCTCCGTGCTTACACCAAATCTACTGGAGATTTGACTCTCTCTGAGACACCAGAATGTCAAAAGGGAATGAAACTGATCCTGTCTTTGTGCTTGGCTGAAGGGTTTGACACATTCCCCACGCTGCTTTGTGCTGATGGATGCTCCATGATTGATCGGAGAATG GGTGTTTATGGGTATCCAATTGAGATCCAAGCATTGTTCTTCATGGCTCTGAGATCTGCCTTGTCGATGTTAAAGCCGGACGGAGATGGCAGAGAGTGCATTGAGAAGATCGTTAAGAGACTTCACGCCTTGAGCTTCCATATGCGCAGTTACTTCTGGCTCGATCACCAGAACCTCAATGATATTTACAG GTTCAAAACAGAGGAATACTCGCACACAGCGGTGAACAAGTTCAATGTGATGCCGGATTCCATACCGGAGTGGGTTTTCGACTTCATGCCTCTTCGGGGAGGCTACTTTGTGGGGAACGTAGGACCTGCCCATATGGATTTCAGGTGGTTTGCACTGGGCAATTGTGTTTCCATACTCTCTTCATTGGCCACTCCAGATCAATCCATGGCCATTATGGACCTCCTTGAGCACCGTTGGGCAGAGCTTGTAGGTGAGATGCCCCTCAAGATTTGTTATCCATGCCTCGAGGGCCACGAGTGGCGTATCGTCACTGGCTGTGACCCCAAGAACACACGATGGAGCTACCACAATGGTGGATCTTGGCCAG TTCTGCTTTGGCAGCTAACGGCAGCGTGCATTAAGACAGGGAGACCGCAGATCGCAAGACGCGCGGTTGACCTCATAGAATCGCGTCTTCACAGAGACTGCTGGCCGGAGTATTACGACGGTAAGCTCGGAAGGTACGTTGGAAAACAGGCAAGGAAATACCAAACTTGGTCTATCGCAGGTTACTTAGTGGCTAAAATGTTGCTAGAAGACCCTTCACACATTGGTATGATCTCTCTTGAAGAAGACAAACTCATGAAACCTGTTATCAAGCGATCTGCGTCTTGGCCGCAACTCTGA